The Panicum virgatum strain AP13 chromosome 5K, P.virgatum_v5, whole genome shotgun sequence genome has a window encoding:
- the LOC120707358 gene encoding ABC transporter G family member 35-like, whose product MDAAAEIQKVASMRLDSGGSRSRSGSGSSAWWRAPADAFSGSLSRRGGDEDDEEALRWAALERLPTCDRVRRAILPLAAEGAEAGAHQVVDVLSLGPHERRALLERLVRVADEDNERFLLKLKDRVERVGIDMPTIEVRFEHLKAEAEVRVGTSGLPTVLNSITNKLEEVASALRVRRSRKQAMPILHDISGIVKPRRMTLLLGPPGSGKTTLLLALAGRLDKDLKVSGKVTYNGHGMDEFVPERTAAYISQHDLHIGEMTVRETLEFSARCQGVGSRFDMLTELSRREKVGNIKPDADIDAFMKACAMRGQEANVISDYILKILGLEVCADTMVGDEMLRGISGGQRKRVTTGEMLVGPANALFMDEISTGLDSSTTFQIIKSLRQAIHILGGTALISLLQPAPETYDLFDDIILLSDGQIVYQGPRESVLEFFLSLGFKCPERKGAADFLQEVTSRKDQKQYWARHDKPYQYVSVKEFACAFQSFHAGRAVANELAIPFDKRKNHPAALTTSRYGASARELLKATIDREILLMKRNSFVYIFRTLQMMMVSTIAMTLFFRTKMHRDSVTDGGIYLGSLFFAVMVIMFNGLSELALTIIKLPVFFKQRDLLFFPAWAYTIPTWVLKIPISFVEVGGFVFMAYYVIGFDPNVGRFFKQYLLLLAVNQMAASLFRFVGGAARNMIVANVFGSFMLLIFMVLGGYILVRDKVKKWWKWGYWISPLMYAQNAISVNEMLGHSWDKILNSSVSNETLGVQSLESRGVFPEAKWYWIGLGALLGFVMLFNYLFTLALAYLKPYGKSHPSISEEELKEKYANLNGNALAEDSLALGSTHRAIVSITGSGSATAENHSCTTQRGMVLPFAPLSLTFNNIKYFVDMPQEMKTHGVVEDRLELLKGVSGSFRPGVLTALMGVSGAGKTTLMDVLAGRKTSGYIEGNISISGYPKKQETFARVSGYCEQNDIHSPQVTVYESLLFSAWLRLPMDVDSNTRKMFIEEVMELVELKPLRNALVGLPGVNGLSTEQRKRLTIAVELVANPSIIFMDEPTSGLDARAAAIVMRTVRNTVDTGRTVVCTIHQPSIDIFEAFDELFLMKRGGEEIYVGPLGHHSSELIKYFEGIQGVRKIKDGYNPATWMLEVTTVSQEQILGVDFCDLYKKSELYQRNKALIQELSEPQAGSSDLHFSDRYSQSFFMQCLACLWKQNLSYWRNPAYNAVRLFFTTIIALIFGTVFWDLGGKMGQSQDLFNAMGSMYAAVMFLGVLNATSVQPVVSVERTVFYRERAAGMYSALPYAFGQVTIELPYTLAQATVYGIIVYSMIGFEWTATKFFWYLFFMYFTFLYFTFYGMMAVGLTPSYHIASIVSSAFYGIWNLFSGFIIPRPKVPIWWKWYCWACPVAWTLYGLIVSQFGDITTPMDDGVPVKVFVENYFGFKHSWLGLVAAMVVVFAVFFAFLFGFAIMKLNFQRR is encoded by the exons atggacgcggcggcggagatccAGAAGGTGGCGAGCATGCGCCTGGACAGCGGCGGCTCCCGGTCCCGGTCCGGGTCCGGGTCCTCCGCGTGGTGGCGCgcgcccgccgacgccttctCGGGCTCCCTGTCGCGGAGGGGgggcgacgaggacgacgaggaggcgctGCGGTGGGCCGCGCTCGAGCGGCTGCCCACCTGCGACCGCGTCCGCCGCGCCAtcctcccgctcgccgccgagggCGCCGAGGCGGGCGCGCACCAGGTGGTGGACGTGCTCAGCCTCGGCCCGCACGAGCGCCGCGCGCTGCTGGAGCGCCTCGTGCGCGTCGCCGACGAGGACAACGAGCGCTTCCTGCTCAAGCTCAAGGACCGCGTCGAGCG GGTCGGGATCGACATGCCCACGATCGAGGTGCGCTTCGAGCACCtcaaggcggaggcggaggtgcgCGTCGGCACCAGCGGCCTCCCCACCGTCCTCAACTCCATCACCAACAAGCTCGAGGAGGTCGCCAGCGCGCTGCGCGTGCGCCGCAGCCGGAAGCAGGCGATGCCCATCCTCCACGACATCAGCGGCATCGTCAAGCCCCGCAG AATGACCCTGCTGCTAGGCCCGCCCGGGTCAGGCAAAACCACCTTGCTGCTCGCCTTGGCCGGGAGGCTCGATAAAGACCTCAAG GTGTCAGGCAAAGTGACCTACAATGGGCATGGGATGGACGAGTTTGTGCCGGAGAGGACAGCGGCGTACATCAGCCAGCATGACCTTCACATTGGGGAGATGACTGTCAGGGAGACGCTTGAATTCTCCGCACGCTGTCAAGGTGTTGGGAGTCGCTTTG ATATGCTGACTGAGCTTTCAAGGCGGGAGAAGGTGGGAAACATCAAGCCCGATGCCGATATCGACGCATTCATGAAG GCTTGCGCAATGCGGGGACAGGAGGCTAATGTGATTTCTGATTATATACTGAAG ATATTAGGATTAGAAGTATGCGCAGACACGATGGTGGGGGATGAGATGTTGAGGGGCATTTCTGGTGGTCAACGGAAGCGCGTCACAACAG GTGAGATGCTTGTTGGTCCAGCGAATGCGCTGTTCATGGATGAAATTTCGACTGGGCTTGACAGCTCGACTACATTCCAGATCATAAAGTCACTTAGGCAGGCTATCCACATCCTCGGTGGCACAGCCCTCATCTCCTTGCTGCAACCTGCACCCGAGACATATGACCTTTTTGATGACATCATACTGCTCTCGGACGGGCAGATTGTGTATCAGGGGCCCCGAGAAAGCGTGCTCGAATTCTTCTTGTCTCTTGGGTTCAAGTGTCCTGAGAGGAAGGGCGCGGCTGACTTTTTGCAAGAA GTGACTTCTAGGAAAGATCAGAAGCAGTACTGGGCACGGCATGACAAACCATACCAATACGTGTCGGTTAAGGAATTTGCATGCGCATTCCAGTCTTTCCATGCTGGGAGAGCTGTAGCAAACGAGCTAGCCATTCCTTTTGATAAGAGGAAGAACCATCCTGCTGCTCTGACCACCTCGAGGTATGGTGCCAGTGCCAGGGAGCTGTTGAAAGCAACCATCGACCGGGAAATCTTGCTTATGAAGAGGAATTCCTTCGTCTACATCTTCAGAACTTTGCAG ATGATGATGGTGTCCACAATAGCAATGACTCTCTTCTTCCGAACAAAGATGCACCGAGACTCAGTGACTGATGGGGGTATCTACCTGGGCTCACTTTTCTTTGCGGTGATGGTGATCATGTTCAATGGATTAtctgagcttgcactcaccATCATTAAGCTGCCAGTATTCTTCAAGCAGAGAGATCTCCTATTCTTTCCAGCATGGGCCTACACCATACCCACATGGGTCCTCAAGATCCCAATCTCTTTTGTTGAGGTTGGTGGGTTTGTTTTCATGGCATACTATGTCATTGGGTTTGATCCAAATGTAGGCAG GTTCTTCAAGCAGTATCTCCTTTTGTTAGCAGTCAACCAAATGGCAGCATCACTCTTCCGATTTGTTGGTGGGGCAGCAAGGAACATGATTGTTGCAAACGTCTTTGGATCATTTATGCTGCTAATCTTTATGGTGTTGGGTGGATATATTCTAGTAAGAG ATAAAGTGAAGAAGTGGTGGAAATGGGGCTACTGGATCTCCCCGTTGATGTATGCCCAGAATGCCATATCAGTAAATGAGATGTTGGGGCACAGCTGGGACAAAATTTTGAATAGCTCTGTCTCAAATGAGACTCTAGGTGTGCAATCCCTCGAGTCCCGTGGAGTCTTCCCAGAAGCAAAGTGGTACTGGATCGGCTTAGGCGCATTGCTTGGATTTGTAATGCTCTTCAATTATCTCTTCACTCTTGCACTGGCATACCTGAAGC CATATGGTAAGTCCCATCCCTCAATATCTGAAGAGGAACTGAAGGAGAAGTATGCAAACCTCAACGGAAATGCTCTGGCTGAAGATAGCTTGGCACTAGGAAGTACCCATCGAGCAATAGTTAGCATCACTGGATCTGGTTCAGCAACTGCTGAAAATCATTCTTGCACTACACAAAGGGGTATGGTCCTTCCATTTGCGCCGCTTTCGCTCACTTTCAACAATATCAAGTACTTTGTTGACATGCCACAG GAAATGAAAACACATGGTGTTGTCGAGGACCGGTTAGAGCTCCTCAAAGGTGTCAGCGGATCTTTCAGACCAGGAGTGCTGACCGCACTGATGGGTGTCAGTGGTGCTGGCAAGACAACTCTAATGGATGTGTTGGCTGGTAGAAAGACAAGTGGTTACATTGAAGGAAACATCAGCATTTCAGGATACCCAAAGAAACAAGAGACCTTTGCACGTGTATCAGGATATTGTGAACAGAACGATATCCACTCGCCACAGGTGACAGTCTATGAGTCGCTTCTTTTCTCAGCATGGCTCCGCCTTCCTATGGATGTAGATTCAAACACTAGAAAG ATGTTCATTGAGGAGGTTATGGAGCTTGTGGAGCTAAAGCCATTGAGAAATGCTTTGGTGGGACTTCCTGGTGTGAATGGTCTGTCAACTGAGCAGAGGAAACGGCTGACCATTGCTGTAGAGCTGGTTGCAAATCCCTCAATCATTTTCATGGATGAGCCAACCTCTGGCCTTGATGCCCGGGCAGCTGCAATTGTTATGAGGACTGTGAGGAATACTGTTGATACAGGTAGAACTGTGGTCTGCACAATTCATCAGCCTAGCATTGACATATTTGAAGCCTTTGATGAG CTTTTCCTTATGaagcgaggaggagaagagatCTATGTTGGTCCATTAGGCCATCATTCTTCTGAGCTGATTAAGTATTTTGAG GGAATTCAAGGAGTCAGGAAAATTAAAGATGGCTACAATCCAGCAACATGGATGTTAGAAGTAACTACAGTCTCTCAAGAACAGATACTAGGTGTTGATTTTTGTGACCTATACAAGAAATCTGAGCTCTACCA GAGGAACAAGGCCTTGATACAAGAGTTGAGCGAACCCCAAGCAGGTTCAAGTGACCTTCATTTCAGTGACCGGTACTCGCAATCTTTTTTCATGCAATGCTTGGCTTGCCTGTGGAAGCAGAACCTGTCATATTGGAGGAACCCTGCTTACAATGCCGTTAGGCTATTTTTTACTACCATCATAGCCCTTATCTTTGGCACCGTCTTCTGGGACCTTGGTGGTAAAAT GGGGCAATCTCAAGATTTGTTCAACGCCATGGGGTCCATGTATGCTGCAGTGATGTTCCTCGGCGTCTTGAACGCTACATCTGTTCAGCCGGTGGTATCCGTGGAGCGGACAGTGTTTTACCGTGAAAGAGCTGCCGGCATGTACTCGGCTTTACCATACGCATTTGGACAG GTTACCATTGAACTCCCATACACCCTGGCCCAGGCCACCGTATACGGGATCATAGTGTACTCGATGATCGGGTTCGAATGGACGGCGACCAAGTTCTTCTGGTACCTCTTCTTCATGTATTTCACCTTCCTCTACTTCACTTTCTACGGCATGATGGCCGTGGGCCTGACGCCGAGCTACCACATCGCCTCCATCGTCTCCTCCGCGTTCTACGGCATCTGGAACCTCTTCTCTGGGTTCATCATCCCACGACCG AAAGTGCCGATCTGGTGGAAGTGGTACTGCTGGGCGTGCCCCGTGGCGTGGACGCTGTATGGGCTGATCGTGTCGCAGTTCGGCGACATCACGACGCCGATGGATGACGGCGTCCCCGTGAAGGTCTTCGTGGAGAACTACTTCGGCTTCAAGCACAGCTGGCTGGGCCTGGTGGCCGCGATGGTCGTGGTGTTCGCGGTGTTCTTCGCCTTCCTGTTCGGCTTCGCCATCATGAAGCTCAACTTCCAGAGGAGGTAG